In the genome of Longimicrobium sp., the window TCCGGCCGATGCTGCAGCGGGAAGAAGTTCATCCGGGCGCGATCTCCCTCCCCGACGTTCCCCGCGCGGACCAGATCCGGCTTTTCGAGGCCGCGCTGGATTTCATCGAGTCCAGCGATCCGCCACTGGATATGATCAACCTGGTGCTCGTGGTCGACGATCAGGGCAGCGTGGAGATGTTCGAGATCCCGTAAACGGTGCGTCCGGCTCATCCCGCGCTCCGCACTGAACGTGAGGTAATCGTCTTCACTCCAGCCGGACAGAAAAAAGGGCGCTCCCGTGAGGGAGCGCCCTTTCCAACCTGCGGCGCAATCAGCTAGCCGTGTTACGGGCAGAGCCCAGGGGCTCTTGTCGCCAACCGCATATGCCGCGGTTTCTCCCTTCAAGATATGCCTCCCCCGCCCCCCTGTCAACGCCCTCAGTAGTAGTGCACGGTGCCCCGCCCAGAGGTCGAACTCGCTCCGGATCTTCGCGGAGATCAGGTCGTACTCGGCGTGGACGCCCCGCTCCCACTTTCGGCTCACCGCCCAGCTGCAGTAGTCCGCCACCTGCAAGCACGGCTCGCTGTCCGCCGCCCACGAGGCGGTGTGATAGGTAGTGCCAGGGGCTACCTGCGCCACGACGTTCGTGACCGCCTGGTGCATCAGCTTCCGCTTCTTCCGGGTTCCGAGAGACGCACCCACGACGAACAGCTCGTCGGCGGGAGTGGACACCTTCCGGGCGAGGCGGCGCATGTGATAGTACCACGCGTACTGGTAGAACGTCTCGTCGGAAACCCTGGTCTGCGGCTGCGCCTTGGATTTCTCCAGCAGCGTCACGTCCACGCGAAAGTCGTGGCGCCGCAGGAGATCGAACACGCGCGCCCGCACGGGCAGCGTATCGCTCGTGGCGTGGAACTCGGACATGTGGCCATGTCCCTCCCACGCCAGTTCCCGCCGCAGGTCCAGGAGAGCGTTGCCGACCGTGTACTCACAGACGACCGTCGTCAGGATGAAGTAGCGGCTTGCGCCCGGCTTTCGGCTGAAGTCGAAGTTTCCGCTCTCGTCCGCGAAGACGTGGATACGGGGCATGGGATCTCGATCGGTGCGGTGGCCTCTCTGTTCACAATGTATACTTTGGATCGCCTGCGGCGGAAGGGCCATGTAGCGCACCCTCGGCGGCGTGGAGAGGTCCACGAACGAAGATGAATCGTTCTGCTCACGAGGAGCGGAGCGGGAACCGGTATTCTCCCGTCGTCGCCGACGAGGTCGGTCGCGACCACGACTCCCGATACCGATTCCTGGTCCCCTCTGTGAGGAGAACTTCCATGAAGCTCAACACCCTGCGCCTGGCCGGCGTCCTGTGCACCCTGGCCGCCACCGCCTGCGCCGACAACGGCATCGTCACCCCCGACACCCCGGAGCTCACCAGCATCACGGTGGCCGCCGAGGAGAACCGCACCGAGCTGCCCGTCAACGGCAGCGTACAGCTCACCGCCACGGGCCGCGACCAGGACGGCGCCGAAATGCAGACGGGCCCGCTGGCCTGGAGCAGCGCCGACACCACCCGCGCCAGGATCGACGGACAGGGCGTGGTGACGGGCCGGGCCAACGGCACCGTGATCCTTACCGCCGCCAGCGCCACCGGTATCAAGGGCACGCTGACGCTCACCATCCGCGGCGCCGTGCACCGCGGGCCGATCACGCAGAGCGAGACCTGGCGCGAGGCCGACAATCCGCACTACGTCACCGACGACGTGGTGGTGGCCGGCACCAGCTCGCCGCGGCTGACCATCGAGCCCGGCGTGGAGATCCGCTTCGCCGAGCGCGCCGCCCTCTTCATCGGCGGGGAGCAGCCGGGGAGGCTGACGGCCGACGGCACGGCCGCGAAGAAGATCCGCTTCCTGGCCGACGCGGCATCGCCGGACAAGGGCCACTACTACGGCGTGTACTTCAATCGCCAGACGGGCGCCGGGTCCAGCATCCGCCACGCCGACTTCAACCACTGCGGCATCGAGCGGGGCCAGGTGAAGGTGGGCGCGGATGCGTGCATCGCGGCGGTGGAGCCCAACGTGGCGCCCACGATCGCCGACGTGACCATCCAGAACAGCGGCAGCAACGGCATCGTGATGATGGATGGCGGCGCGTTCGGCCCCGGCTCGGCCAACGTCAGCGTCAGCGGGGCCGAGCTCTTCCCGCTCGTCATCGAAGCCGACTTCGCCGGCACGCT includes:
- a CDS encoding Ig-like domain-containing protein; this encodes MKLNTLRLAGVLCTLAATACADNGIVTPDTPELTSITVAAEENRTELPVNGSVQLTATGRDQDGAEMQTGPLAWSSADTTRARIDGQGVVTGRANGTVILTAASATGIKGTLTLTIRGAVHRGPITQSETWREADNPHYVTDDVVVAGTSSPRLTIEPGVEIRFAERAALFIGGEQPGRLTADGTAAKKIRFLADAASPDKGHYYGVYFNRQTGAGSSIRHADFNHCGIERGQVKVGADACIAAVEPNVAPTIADVTIQNSGSNGIVMMDGGAFGPGSANVSVSGAELFPLVIEADFAGTLPDGGTFASNGTNRVRIFSNEPVTRTQTWANLGIAYSISGDLMIGGGSSPVLTLADSVVLRMASSATVYVGNWSGNGEPGGLVALGSRTETAAGPVVFTRITADSDAPGKGYWDGILFARQALGGSRLRNVSVEWAGGSDGAILTRGDRGAFITDSFITGSGSCGIWVDPMGTTPTDLSAGALNNVFVDNDGAAFCVGDF